A single window of Flavobacterium aestivum DNA harbors:
- the fabD gene encoding ACP S-malonyltransferase codes for MKAYVFPGQGAQFTGMGKDLYENSPLAKELFEKANEILGFRITDIMFEGTAEQLKETKVTQPAVFLHSVILAKTLEDFKPEMVAGHSLGEFSALVANGVLSFEDGLKLVSQRALAMQKACEITPSTMAAVLGLADNIVEEVCASIDGVVVAANYNCPGQLVISGETTAVEKACEAMKTAGAKRALLLPVGGAFHSPMMEPAREELAAAIEATTFSTPICPVYQNVTANAVSDANEIKKNLIIQLTAPVRWTQSVQQMISDGATLFTEVGPGKVLTGLIGKINKEAATANV; via the coding sequence ATGAAAGCATACGTATTTCCAGGTCAAGGAGCACAATTCACAGGAATGGGTAAAGACCTATATGAAAACTCCCCATTAGCAAAGGAATTATTCGAAAAAGCAAATGAAATTTTAGGTTTCCGCATTACAGACATCATGTTTGAAGGGACTGCTGAACAATTGAAAGAAACCAAAGTAACACAACCTGCAGTATTTTTACACTCGGTTATTTTGGCTAAAACTTTAGAGGATTTCAAACCAGAAATGGTAGCAGGTCACTCTTTGGGAGAATTCTCAGCATTGGTAGCCAATGGCGTTTTGTCTTTTGAAGACGGATTAAAATTAGTTTCACAAAGAGCTTTGGCAATGCAAAAAGCTTGCGAAATAACACCTTCTACAATGGCTGCCGTTTTAGGATTGGCTGACAATATCGTTGAAGAAGTTTGTGCATCTATTGACGGTGTTGTGGTGGCTGCTAACTACAACTGTCCTGGACAATTAGTAATTTCCGGAGAAACTACTGCTGTAGAAAAAGCTTGCGAAGCAATGAAAACTGCTGGTGCTAAACGTGCCTTATTATTACCTGTTGGAGGAGCATTTCACTCACCAATGATGGAACCTGCAAGAGAAGAACTTGCTGCTGCCATTGAAGCGACTACGTTCTCTACTCCTATTTGTCCTGTGTATCAAAACGTAACGGCAAACGCAGTATCTGACGCTAATGAAATTAAGAAAAACTTAATCATCCAGTTGACTGCTCCTGTACGTTGGACACAATCTGTACAACAAATGATCTCCGATGGCGCTACTTTGTTTACTGAAGTAGGTCCTGGAAAAGTATTGACTGGTTTAATTGGAAAAATTAACAAAGAAGCTGCAACAGCGAATGTTTAA
- a CDS encoding sugar O-acetyltransferase yields the protein MTEKEKMLLGEPYFCNDKQLVEERTKAKKLLHKLNVTEYLMNGRSRAILRELMPNSHKRLYIEPPFHCDYGYNIHSGENVYFNVNCVVLDTMKVTIGNNVFFAPGVHVYTATHPLNAIERRTVESSKPVSIGDDCWIGGNSVICPGVTIGAGCVIGAGSVVTKDIPENSLAVGNPAKVIRKLNEG from the coding sequence ATGACTGAAAAAGAAAAAATGCTTTTGGGCGAACCTTATTTTTGCAATGATAAACAACTTGTAGAAGAGCGAACGAAAGCCAAAAAGTTATTGCATAAATTGAATGTTACCGAATATTTGATGAATGGAAGATCCCGTGCCATTCTGCGGGAGTTAATGCCCAATTCTCATAAACGATTGTATATAGAACCGCCGTTTCATTGTGACTATGGATACAATATTCATTCTGGAGAGAATGTTTATTTCAATGTTAATTGTGTGGTTTTAGACACGATGAAAGTGACCATAGGAAACAATGTTTTCTTTGCGCCGGGAGTACATGTTTACACGGCAACCCATCCGCTTAATGCCATCGAAAGAAGAACTGTCGAAAGTTCAAAACCTGTATCGATTGGAGATGATTGTTGGATAGGGGGGAACTCAGTAATTTGCCCAGGAGTTACTATTGGTGCAGGCTGTGTAATTGGTGCCGGATCTGTTGTGACTAAAGATATTCCCGAAAATTCTTTAGCAGTGGGTAATCCTGCTAAAGTGATTCGGAAATTAAATGAGGGTTAA
- a CDS encoding (4Fe-4S)-binding protein, with protein MDPKNIKKEYTNGEVTIVWQSGKCIHSGNCVRNNPDVFKPKEQPWITPENSTTEKIIETVNKCPSGALTFYLNKKD; from the coding sequence ATGGACCCAAAAAACATCAAAAAAGAATATACCAATGGTGAAGTTACCATTGTATGGCAATCCGGAAAATGCATTCATTCCGGAAATTGTGTGCGTAATAATCCAGACGTTTTTAAACCGAAAGAACAACCATGGATTACACCCGAAAATTCAACTACAGAAAAAATCATAGAAACTGTCAATAAATGCCCATCGGGCGCTTTGACCTTTTACCTGAACAAAAAAGATTAA
- a CDS encoding OsmC family protein, producing MENLFENDILGHIGTQKYLCNITWRKGQFLMDEPENTGGKDLGMDPFSTLLASLAGCTLSTLRMYIDRKEWAIPEINISLNLYQETLDGELTTTIKRNITFSEEVSVEQKDRLLIIADKCPISKLLKGNITINTSL from the coding sequence ATGGAAAATCTTTTCGAAAATGACATACTTGGTCATATAGGCACTCAAAAGTACTTATGCAACATCACTTGGAGAAAAGGGCAATTCCTTATGGATGAACCCGAAAATACTGGAGGAAAAGATTTAGGGATGGATCCTTTTTCGACTTTACTGGCTTCTTTGGCAGGCTGTACTCTTTCTACCCTGAGAATGTACATAGATAGAAAAGAATGGGCAATTCCAGAAATAAATATTTCACTAAATTTATATCAGGAAACTTTAGACGGCGAACTGACAACAACCATTAAAAGAAACATCACATTTTCAGAAGAAGTTAGTGTCGAGCAAAAAGATCGACTATTAATTATTGCTGATAAATGTCCGATTTCAAAATTACTTAAAGGAAATATAACCATTAACACATCACTTTAG
- a CDS encoding GNAT family N-acetyltransferase: MNEEVQLEINDRKGFFHIDVNGKTEAKMTFVFAGPDKIIIDHTEVNEGNNGKGYGKKLVAKAVEYAREKNIKIIPLCPFAKKVFDKTPEFKDVL; this comes from the coding sequence ATGAACGAAGAAGTACAATTAGAAATAAACGATAGAAAAGGTTTTTTCCACATAGACGTTAATGGTAAAACCGAAGCCAAAATGACTTTTGTGTTTGCCGGTCCGGATAAAATCATAATAGACCATACCGAAGTAAACGAAGGTAATAACGGAAAAGGTTATGGAAAAAAACTGGTGGCCAAAGCAGTAGAATATGCCCGAGAAAAAAATATTAAAATTATACCGCTTTGCCCTTTTGCAAAAAAAGTATTTGACAAAACTCCCGAATTTAAAGACGTATTATAA
- a CDS encoding pirin family protein: MKNTVLHKADTRGHADHGWLNAYHSFSFASWYNPDRVQFGALRVLNDDTIAAGMGFGTHPHDNMEIITIPLEGDLAHKDSMGNAATIKTGDVQVMSAGTGIQHSEFNPNADQRTKLFQIWLFPKTRNVEPRYQQITLDTTEQKNNFAQILSPNSDDAGVWIHQDAWFHLADFSAGFSKKYELKKEGNGIYIFVISGKITVDDQELETRDGLGITDFKALDIKATTDSKFLLMEIPMGY; the protein is encoded by the coding sequence ATGAAAAATACAGTTTTACACAAAGCCGATACAAGAGGACACGCAGATCACGGATGGTTAAATGCTTATCATAGTTTTAGCTTTGCAAGTTGGTACAATCCGGATAGAGTTCAATTTGGTGCTTTACGCGTTTTGAATGACGATACTATTGCAGCCGGAATGGGTTTTGGTACACATCCGCATGACAATATGGAAATCATCACCATTCCACTTGAAGGCGATTTGGCTCACAAAGACAGTATGGGTAATGCAGCTACCATAAAAACAGGTGATGTTCAGGTAATGAGTGCCGGAACTGGAATCCAACACAGTGAATTCAATCCAAACGCTGATCAACGCACAAAACTTTTCCAAATTTGGTTATTCCCAAAAACAAGAAACGTTGAACCTCGTTACCAACAAATTACTTTAGACACTACTGAACAAAAAAATAATTTTGCCCAAATATTATCTCCAAATTCTGATGATGCCGGAGTTTGGATTCACCAAGATGCTTGGTTTCATTTAGCCGATTTTAGCGCTGGTTTTTCTAAAAAATATGAGCTAAAAAAAGAAGGAAACGGTATTTATATCTTTGTAATTTCAGGAAAAATTACTGTTGACGATCAGGAATTGGAAACCCGTGATGGTTTGGGCATAACTGATTTTAAAGCTTTAGACATCAAAGCGACAACAGACTCAAAATTTCTATTAATGGAAATTCCAATGGGATATTAA
- a CDS encoding Crp/Fnr family transcriptional regulator, with the protein MKTILENINKHTTLTPEEQELFLSKTETHHYKAKTILLNSGEICKYSYFVNSGILRSFNINDNIVEHVLSFACQGWWIGDMYSLLSQKPGNLFIEVLEDAEVVLLSKENQEILYREIPKLERFFRILTENSLVANQERLMDNLSLTAEERFEKFCKKYPTLIQKVAQKQIASYLGVTPEFFSKMKSRLLKKQ; encoded by the coding sequence GAAGAACAAGAACTCTTTCTGTCCAAAACGGAAACACATCATTACAAAGCCAAAACCATTTTATTGAATAGTGGCGAAATCTGCAAATATTCCTATTTTGTAAATTCGGGAATCTTACGCAGTTTCAATATCAATGATAATATCGTAGAACACGTATTGAGTTTTGCCTGCCAAGGTTGGTGGATTGGAGACATGTACAGTTTGCTTTCGCAAAAGCCGGGCAATCTATTCATAGAAGTTCTGGAAGATGCTGAAGTCGTTTTATTATCCAAAGAAAACCAAGAAATACTGTATCGGGAAATTCCTAAGCTGGAACGTTTCTTTAGAATACTTACAGAAAACTCATTAGTTGCCAACCAAGAACGATTAATGGACAATCTAAGCTTAACCGCCGAAGAACGTTTTGAGAAATTCTGCAAAAAGTACCCTACACTCATTCAGAAAGTTGCTCAAAAACAAATCGCATCCTATTTAGGTGTTACGCCTGAGTTTTTTAGTAAAATGAAATCCAGATTGCTGAAAAAGCAGTAA